In the Blautia coccoides genome, GAATGTCTGTATGGCAAGCTGAATGGTTCTCTTTTCCTCCCCTGTCACCACCAGCAGAGGCCACATAAAGTCATTCCAGTGAGCCACAAAATCAAGGATCAGCACAGTGGCATATACCGTTCCCGAAATTGGCATGACGATCCTGAAAAATGTCTTCACCGGACCGCACCCGTCAATGGCCGCTGCCTCCAAAAGGTCATTTGGCACATCCAGGAAAAACTGACGGAACATATAGATGCTGAAGCATTTCGCCACAAAGGGCACAACAAGCGCTGCCCACTGATTGATCCACCCCAGATCAGCCATCTCCCTGTACATGGGAAGCATAATGGCTTCCGGGGGAAATACCATAAGACTGATAACCAGTGTGAGAAGAAGATTTTTGCCTTTGAATTCAAACTTTGCCAGCGCATAACCGCAGATGGAGTTGATAAACAGATCCAGCACCACGATGACAAAGACGTAAAACAAACTGTTTCCGATAAATTTCCACATGTCAATCCTCTGGAACACTTCCAGATAATTACTGAGGGACGCCCCTTTTGGAATAAATGTACCCAGGGAATTCAAACCTTTAAAAATACCGGCCTCCGGTTTCAGGGATGAGGATATCATCCAGATAAGAGGGGATACGAAAATCAGCGCAACCAGCGTATTCCCTATGTAAAATGCCGCATTTCCCAGACGGGTCCTCTGCTTCTGTGTCATAGTTCTCCTCTCCTTTCTAATCCGCTTTGATCAGTTTCTTCATCCCCAGGGACAGTATCACCACTATGACGAAGAAGACTGCAGCCACTGCACAGGCATATCCGAAATTCCGTTT is a window encoding:
- a CDS encoding carbohydrate ABC transporter permease, which codes for MTQKQRTRLGNAAFYIGNTLVALIFVSPLIWMISSSLKPEAGIFKGLNSLGTFIPKGASLSNYLEVFQRIDMWKFIGNSLFYVFVIVVLDLFINSICGYALAKFEFKGKNLLLTLVISLMVFPPEAIMLPMYREMADLGWINQWAALVVPFVAKCFSIYMFRQFFLDVPNDLLEAAAIDGCGPVKTFFRIVMPISGTVYATVLILDFVAHWNDFMWPLLVVTGEEKRTIQLAIQTFFGSKPINYGPIMASLTISAIPMLIMFIVLQKYYVEGIASTGIKG